A window from Deltaproteobacteria bacterium GWC2_65_14 encodes these proteins:
- a CDS encoding NADH oxidoreductase (quinone) subunit F produces MELVLTRHFDNDRYRHLDTYVELGGYEALRKAFAMPKERIVEEVRKANLRGRGGAGFPAGVKWGFLPKDLSRPRVLVINADEGEPGTFKDRLIMSRGPHLLIEGIVITCFALSAHSAYIYIRGEFVREARILQEVVDEAYAKGYLGKDILGSGFDLEVTVHRGAGAYICGEETSLINSLEGKRGWPRVKPPFPATIGAFGLPTIVNNVETIADVPWIVTHGGEKFASLGVEKDGGTRLIGVSGPVVRPGVYELPVGTSLRAILYEHAGGLLDGKELKAVIPGGSSTPVLRADEIDVPFSIDAMAKIGTMAGSGGVIVIPEGTCMVRALSVLMNFYAHESCGQCTPCREGTGWLAKVVRRIENGEGQEGDVELILDLCDNMMGRTICPLADAAVMPAESFIWKFREEFDRHIREQKCPYGNRFEVPCRS; encoded by the coding sequence ATGGAACTCGTCCTCACCAGACACTTCGACAACGACCGGTACCGCCACCTCGACACCTATGTCGAGCTCGGCGGCTACGAGGCGCTCCGCAAGGCGTTCGCGATGCCGAAGGAGCGGATCGTCGAGGAGGTCAGGAAGGCGAACCTCCGCGGCCGGGGAGGCGCCGGGTTCCCCGCGGGGGTCAAGTGGGGGTTCCTCCCGAAAGACCTGTCGAGGCCGCGGGTGCTGGTGATCAACGCCGACGAGGGGGAGCCGGGTACCTTCAAGGACCGGCTCATCATGAGCCGGGGGCCCCACCTGCTGATCGAGGGGATCGTCATCACCTGCTTCGCCCTGTCGGCCCACAGCGCCTATATCTACATCCGGGGGGAGTTCGTCCGCGAGGCGCGGATCCTCCAGGAGGTGGTCGACGAGGCCTACGCGAAGGGATACCTGGGGAAGGACATCCTCGGGTCCGGCTTCGACCTGGAGGTGACCGTGCACCGCGGCGCGGGCGCCTACATCTGCGGGGAGGAGACCTCGCTGATCAACTCCCTCGAGGGGAAGCGGGGGTGGCCCCGGGTGAAGCCGCCCTTCCCCGCGACGATCGGGGCCTTCGGCCTCCCGACGATCGTGAACAACGTCGAGACGATCGCCGACGTCCCGTGGATCGTCACCCACGGGGGTGAGAAATTCGCCTCCCTGGGGGTGGAGAAGGACGGCGGCACCCGCCTGATCGGCGTCAGCGGCCCGGTGGTGCGCCCCGGGGTCTACGAGCTTCCGGTCGGCACCTCGCTGCGGGCGATCCTCTACGAGCATGCGGGGGGGCTGCTGGACGGGAAGGAGCTCAAGGCGGTCATCCCCGGCGGCTCCTCCACGCCGGTGCTGCGGGCCGACGAGATCGACGTGCCGTTCTCCATCGACGCGATGGCGAAGATCGGCACGATGGCCGGGTCGGGCGGCGTCATCGTCATCCCGGAGGGGACCTGCATGGTGCGGGCCCTCTCGGTGCTGATGAACTTCTACGCCCACGAGTCGTGCGGGCAGTGCACCCCGTGCCGGGAGGGGACCGGCTGGCTGGCGAAGGTCGTCCGGCGGATCGAGAACGGGGAGGGGCAGGAGGGGGACGTGGAGCTGATCCTCGACCTCTGCGACAACATGATGGGCCGGACGATCTGCCCGCTGGCCGACGCGGCGGTGATGCCGGCGGAGTCGTTCATCTGGAAGTTCCGGGAGGAGTTCGACCGGCACATCCGGGAACAGAAGTGCCCGTACGGGAACAGGTTCGAGGTGCCATGCCGAAGCTGA
- a CDS encoding NADH dehydrogenase (quinone) subunit D, which translates to MIEVETRKKSGEETDLHTEPMLLNIGPSHPATHATLRFIAELDGETILKLTPEFGYLHRCFEKESESHTWTQVVTYTDRLNYVSPLMNNVGYAMAVEKLCGIRTTERCDYIRVIISEFSRIIDHMVCIGTNMVDLGALTNFWYFWKPREEVYMKLIEPLTGTRLTTGYTRIGGMAWDLPDGWTDAARAVIRDTILPAIADVNALLTKNRIFIERTMGVGPITAKDAIALGFTGPCLRAAGVPLDLRKDEPYLVYDRFDFDVPIGEQGDTCDRYMVRMEEMRQSVRIIEQALDKLPGGPVSVDDPRFTLPPKPQVYENIEALMNHFKHIMEGVQVPAGEVYSATEAANGELGYYIVSKGGGGPYKIKVRPPCFNLFQGMPRLCEGQMIADLVAVLGSVNIIAGELDR; encoded by the coding sequence ATGATCGAGGTCGAGACGCGCAAAAAGAGCGGAGAAGAGACGGACCTCCACACGGAGCCGATGCTCCTGAACATCGGTCCGTCCCACCCGGCGACCCACGCCACGCTGCGCTTCATCGCCGAGCTGGACGGGGAGACGATTCTCAAGCTCACCCCGGAGTTCGGCTACCTGCACCGCTGCTTCGAGAAGGAGTCGGAGAGCCACACGTGGACCCAGGTGGTCACCTACACCGACCGGCTGAACTACGTCTCGCCGCTGATGAACAACGTCGGCTACGCGATGGCGGTGGAAAAGCTCTGCGGGATCCGGACGACCGAGCGGTGCGACTATATCCGGGTCATCATCTCCGAGTTCTCCCGGATCATCGACCACATGGTCTGCATCGGCACGAACATGGTCGACCTCGGCGCGCTGACGAACTTCTGGTACTTCTGGAAGCCGCGGGAAGAGGTCTACATGAAGCTGATCGAGCCGCTCACGGGGACCCGCCTGACCACCGGCTACACCCGGATCGGCGGAATGGCCTGGGACCTCCCGGACGGCTGGACCGACGCCGCGCGGGCCGTCATCCGGGACACGATCCTTCCGGCCATCGCGGACGTGAACGCGCTGCTGACCAAGAACCGGATCTTCATCGAGCGGACGATGGGGGTGGGTCCCATCACCGCGAAGGACGCGATCGCTCTCGGGTTCACCGGCCCCTGCCTGCGGGCCGCCGGGGTGCCGCTCGACCTGCGCAAGGACGAGCCCTACCTGGTCTACGACCGGTTCGACTTCGACGTGCCCATCGGGGAGCAGGGGGACACCTGCGACCGGTACATGGTGCGGATGGAGGAGATGCGGCAGTCGGTGCGGATCATCGAGCAGGCGCTCGACAAGCTCCCGGGCGGCCCCGTCAGCGTGGACGACCCCCGCTTCACCCTCCCGCCGAAGCCGCAGGTCTACGAGAACATCGAGGCGCTGATGAACCACTTCAAGCACATCATGGAGGGGGTCCAGGTTCCGGCCGGCGAGGTCTACTCGGCGACCGAGGCGGCCAACGGCGAGCTCGGCTACTACATCGTGAGCAAGGGGGGCGGGGGGCCTTACAAGATCAAGGTCCGGCCGCCCTGCTTCAACCTGTTCCAGGGAATGCCGCGCCTGTGCGAGGGGCAGATGATCGCGGACCTCGTCGCCGTGCTCGGAAGCGTCAACATCATCGCGGGGGAGCTCGACCGGTGA